In a single window of the Atlantibacter hermannii genome:
- the fdnH_2 gene encoding formate dehydrogenase, translating into MSMQSQDIIKRSATNGMTPPPQARDFKEEVAKLIDVSTCIGCKACQVACSEWNDIREEVGHCVGVYDNPTDLTAKAWTVMRFSETRANGKLEWLIRKDGCMHCEDPGCLKACPSAGAIIQYANGIVDFQSEHCIGCGYCIAGCPFNVPRLNPKDNRVYKCTLCVDRVSVGQEPACVKTCPTGAIHFGTKKEMLELASERVEKLKKRGYAQAGIYDPAGVGGTHVIYVLHHNDQPELYHGLPKDPQIDTPISLWKGILKPLSAAGFIATFAGLIFHYVGVGPNKEVDDDEEEEHHD; encoded by the coding sequence ATGTCAATGCAATCTCAGGACATTATTAAACGTTCCGCCACCAACGGAATGACCCCGCCGCCGCAGGCGCGTGACTTCAAGGAAGAAGTCGCCAAGCTTATCGATGTGTCCACCTGTATCGGCTGTAAAGCCTGTCAAGTGGCGTGCTCAGAGTGGAATGACATCCGCGAAGAGGTCGGTCACTGCGTGGGCGTTTATGACAACCCAACGGATTTGACCGCCAAAGCCTGGACGGTGATGCGCTTTAGCGAAACCCGCGCCAACGGCAAGCTGGAGTGGCTGATCCGTAAAGACGGCTGTATGCACTGCGAAGATCCGGGCTGCCTGAAGGCGTGCCCGTCTGCGGGGGCAATCATTCAGTACGCCAACGGCATCGTCGATTTTCAGTCTGAACACTGCATCGGTTGCGGTTACTGCATCGCGGGCTGTCCGTTTAACGTCCCGCGCCTCAATCCGAAAGACAACCGGGTGTACAAATGCACCCTGTGCGTCGATCGGGTCAGCGTGGGCCAGGAACCGGCATGTGTGAAAACCTGCCCGACGGGCGCTATCCATTTCGGCACCAAGAAAGAGATGCTGGAACTGGCAAGCGAACGCGTGGAGAAACTGAAAAAACGCGGTTACGCGCAGGCGGGTATTTACGACCCGGCAGGCGTTGGCGGTACGCATGTGATTTACGTGCTGCACCACAACGATCAGCCGGAGTTGTATCACGGCTTGCCGAAAGATCCGCAAATCGATACGCCGATTAGTCTGTGGAAAGGGATCCTCAAACCGCTCTCCGCCGCTGGCTTTATCGCCACCTTCGCCGGTCTGATTTTCCACTATGTGGGTGTCGGCCCGAACAAGGAAGTCGATGACGACGAAGAGGAGGAGCACCATGACTAA
- the ycgF_1 gene encoding putative signal transduction protein: MLLFDGTHFLQVLEGPLESVNTLYRIICEDPRHDNVVELMRDYAPRRRFNNLGMELVDLRNAEQSAFLRTPVIKRSRFFDLSGEDRVYKFIKAFINGGWKTLLTNSTDPGDWTFIRDNRAFDAVTVPLSSDQPCQFAFQPIVEPLQGKISSLEALIRSPAGGSPQDYFSAIPQNKLHEADLYSKSWAFALANKIGIGEHKISINLLPMSLVTVPNAVNVLLEQIRKNGLVPEQVIVEVTEDEVISRFDAFQSAVRELRSAGIGLAIDDFGSGFAGLSLLTRFQPDKLKIDRSIVSDIHIHGPKQAIVQAILSCCAALEISVVAEGVEKVEEWCWLEAAGVQRFQGFLFARPVLNGVSDVVWPERMR; the protein is encoded by the coding sequence GTGCTTCTTTTTGACGGAACGCATTTCCTGCAAGTTCTTGAAGGGCCACTGGAATCGGTCAACACGCTGTACCGCATAATCTGCGAAGACCCCCGTCATGACAACGTCGTGGAACTGATGCGCGACTATGCGCCGCGTCGGCGCTTTAATAATCTCGGGATGGAGTTAGTCGATTTACGCAATGCGGAACAAAGTGCGTTTTTACGCACGCCAGTGATTAAACGCTCCCGTTTTTTTGACTTGTCGGGCGAAGATCGCGTCTATAAATTCATAAAGGCGTTTATCAATGGCGGCTGGAAGACCCTCCTCACGAACAGTACCGATCCGGGCGACTGGACGTTTATCCGGGATAACCGGGCCTTCGACGCCGTGACCGTCCCGCTTTCCAGTGATCAACCCTGTCAGTTTGCCTTTCAGCCCATCGTTGAACCCCTGCAAGGAAAAATCAGCTCGCTTGAAGCGCTCATTCGCAGCCCGGCAGGCGGTTCGCCGCAGGACTATTTCAGCGCCATACCGCAGAATAAACTTCACGAAGCCGATCTCTATTCGAAGTCATGGGCGTTTGCGCTGGCGAATAAAATCGGGATTGGCGAACACAAGATATCCATAAATTTATTACCGATGTCCCTGGTAACGGTCCCGAATGCCGTCAACGTCCTGCTTGAGCAAATCAGAAAAAATGGCCTGGTGCCGGAACAGGTGATCGTCGAGGTGACGGAAGATGAAGTCATTTCCCGCTTTGATGCCTTCCAGAGCGCGGTGCGTGAGCTCCGTTCAGCGGGTATTGGCCTGGCGATAGATGATTTCGGATCGGGATTTGCCGGGCTGTCGCTGTTGACGCGCTTCCAGCCGGATAAACTGAAAATCGACCGCAGCATTGTCAGCGACATCCATATTCACGGCCCTAAACAGGCGATCGTGCAGGCGATTTTAAGCTGCTGTGCAGCGCTGGAAATCAGCGTGGTGGCGGAGGGCGTAGAGAAAGTCGAAGAATGGTGCTGGCTTGAAGCCGCGGGTGTACAACGGTTCCAGGGATTTTTGTTCGCCCGGCCAGTACTGAACGGCGTGTCGGATGTGGTCTGGCCGGAAAGAATGCGTTAA
- the pcoE_2 gene encoding PcoE, which translates to MKKILVSFIAMMAVASSAWAAETMNMHDQVNNAQAPAHQMQSSAEKSAVQGESMKMMDMSGHDQAAMSHEMMQNGNSAAHQDMAEMHKKMMKAKPGATNETAKSFSEMSEHEKAAAVHEKANNGQSSVVHQQQADKHRSQITQN; encoded by the coding sequence ATGAAAAAGATCCTTGTATCCTTTATTGCCATGATGGCTGTCGCTTCATCTGCCTGGGCTGCAGAGACAATGAACATGCATGACCAGGTAAATAATGCCCAGGCGCCTGCCCATCAGATGCAATCATCCGCTGAAAAAAGTGCAGTTCAGGGGGAGAGCATGAAAATGATGGATATGAGCGGTCACGATCAGGCCGCAATGTCCCATGAAATGATGCAAAACGGCAATTCTGCTGCCCATCAGGACATGGCTGAAATGCATAAAAAAATGATGAAAGCTAAACCCGGAGCTACCAACGAAACAGCAAAGTCATTTTCTGAAATGAGCGAGCATGAGAAGGCCGCAGCTGTACATGAGAAGGCGAATAATGGTCAGTCTTCCGTTGTTCACCAGCAGCAGGCTGATAAGCATCGCAGTCAGATCACCCAGAATTAA
- a CDS encoding putative diguanylate cyclase YedQ, whose protein sequence is MITAGYIHASLNASPLDVLPGQLVTASIGVSLGSRGSDFESLYSAADTALYSAKHRGRNQVALDDAFFRDACDTRVVKIYSA, encoded by the coding sequence ATGATCACCGCAGGGTACATCCACGCGTCGCTTAACGCGTCGCCGCTGGACGTGTTGCCCGGCCAGTTGGTGACCGCCAGCATCGGCGTTAGCCTTGGATCGCGCGGCAGCGATTTCGAATCGTTATACAGCGCGGCGGATACCGCGCTGTATTCCGCCAAGCATCGGGGGCGTAATCAGGTTGCGCTGGATGACGCCTTTTTCCGCGACGCCTGCGACACCCGCGTCGTTAAAATTTATTCAGCCTGA
- a CDS encoding sensor protein pcoS, giving the protein MVGHNGLFISIKNMENEKIVELYAKNSVVPAVLLNKSGDILDYMIQTEENNTVYRQYLAAGCRDAGTG; this is encoded by the coding sequence ATGGTGGGGCACAATGGCTTATTCATTTCTATAAAAAACATGGAAAATGAAAAAATTGTTGAACTCTATGCCAAAAATTCTGTTGTTCCAGCGGTCCTGCTTAATAAGTCGGGTGATATTCTCGACTATATGATCCAGACGGAAGAAAATAACACCGTGTACCGCCAGTATCTCGCGGCGGGTTGCCGTGACGCCGGAACAGGGTAA
- the cusS_2 gene encoding sensor protein pcoS has translation MTPEQGKSKHVIITVATDTGYHTLFMDKLSTWLFWFNIGLVFISVFLGWLTTRIGLKPLREMTSLASSMTVHSLDQRLNPDLAPPEISETMQEFNNMFDRLEGAFRKLSDFSSDIAHELRTPVSNLMMQTQFALAKERDVSHYREILFANLEELKRLSRMTSDMLFLARSEHGLLRLDKHDVDLAAELNELRELFEPLADETGKTITVEGEGVVAGDSDMLRRAFSNLLSNAIKYSPDNTCTAIHLERDSDCVNVMITNTMSGQVPANLERLFDRFYRADSSRFYNTEGAGLGLSITRSIIHAHGGELSAEQQGGKLCSVCVC, from the coding sequence GTGACGCCGGAACAGGGTAAAAGCAAACATGTCATCATTACGGTTGCCACGGATACTGGGTATCACACCCTGTTTATGGACAAACTCAGTACCTGGCTGTTCTGGTTCAATATCGGTCTGGTCTTTATTTCTGTTTTTCTGGGCTGGCTGACCACACGTATTGGTCTGAAACCGCTACGGGAAATGACCAGTCTGGCTTCCTCCATGACCGTACACAGCCTGGATCAGCGTCTAAATCCCGATCTGGCTCCGCCGGAAATCTCTGAGACCATGCAGGAGTTCAATAATATGTTTGATCGCCTGGAGGGGGCATTCCGGAAACTGTCAGATTTCTCGTCTGACATCGCGCATGAGCTGCGCACACCAGTTAGTAATCTGATGATGCAGACGCAGTTTGCACTGGCTAAGGAAAGGGATGTTTCGCATTACCGCGAAATTTTATTCGCTAACCTGGAAGAACTGAAAAGGTTGTCACGAATGACCAGTGACATGCTTTTTCTGGCACGTTCAGAGCATGGTCTGCTGCGGCTGGATAAACATGATGTGGATCTGGCAGCCGAACTGAATGAATTACGTGAGTTGTTCGAGCCCCTAGCAGACGAAACAGGAAAGACAATTACGGTTGAAGGAGAGGGCGTTGTTGCCGGAGACAGCGATATGCTCCGACGTGCTTTCAGTAACCTGCTTTCCAATGCAATCAAGTATTCTCCCGATAACACCTGTACAGCGATACACCTTGAGCGTGACAGTGACTGTGTGAACGTGATGATTACGAATACGATGTCCGGCCAGGTTCCCGCTAATCTGGAACGTTTGTTTGACCGGTTCTATCGCGCAGACTCATCAAGGTTCTACAACACGGAAGGCGCGGGGCTGGGATTATCAATTACAAGGTCGATCATTCATGCTCACGGCGGCGAGCTGTCAGCAGAACAGCAGGGCGGGAAATTGTGTTCAGTGTGCGTCTGTTAA
- a CDS encoding putative Auxin Efflux Carrier, with protein sequence MESVSFFGQLTHQMVLSAPLFLLMATGYGIGRFAGWPDSVGDGLNRFCFTVALPCMLFKVMSKFYESPPVDVRLLIAFFGSCFVVYFIGRLVAKTLFHLDPVASSVFSLGGIFSNNVMLGIPVAIILLGQASLPSVALVLVFNSLILWTLVTVSVEWAQNGSFSLRGIVKTLLNVVRNPIIIGIFTGFAWSLLHRPLPYIIDSPVTMLGQVSAPLTLVTLGMSLARYKIRHGLRESAVISLLKLVVMPLMVWGAAILLHLPQQESQVVVLLGSMAVGVNVYLMAQKFNALQGATATSMLLTTVLSTVTTPMLMLLMARYYA encoded by the coding sequence ATGGAATCGGTCAGCTTTTTTGGGCAACTCACCCATCAGATGGTGCTGTCAGCGCCATTATTTTTACTGATGGCGACAGGTTACGGCATCGGGCGGTTCGCCGGCTGGCCGGATTCGGTGGGCGACGGGCTCAACCGCTTCTGTTTTACCGTGGCGTTACCGTGCATGCTGTTTAAGGTCATGAGCAAATTCTACGAAAGTCCCCCCGTAGACGTGCGTTTGCTGATCGCCTTTTTCGGTAGCTGCTTCGTGGTCTATTTCATTGGCCGGCTGGTAGCCAAAACCCTCTTTCATCTCGATCCCGTGGCCTCATCGGTCTTCAGCCTTGGCGGTATCTTTTCTAACAACGTTATGCTCGGCATTCCGGTCGCGATTATTTTGCTTGGCCAGGCCAGCCTGCCGTCAGTTGCGCTGGTGCTGGTGTTTAACAGCCTGATCCTCTGGACGCTGGTGACGGTTTCCGTGGAGTGGGCGCAAAACGGCAGTTTCTCCCTGCGCGGCATCGTCAAAACGCTGCTCAATGTGGTGCGTAACCCCATCATCATCGGGATTTTTACCGGCTTCGCCTGGAGCCTGCTGCACCGTCCACTGCCCTATATCATCGATTCACCCGTGACCATGCTGGGGCAGGTCTCCGCACCGCTGACGCTGGTCACGCTGGGCATGAGCCTGGCGCGTTATAAAATCCGCCACGGTCTGCGGGAGAGCGCGGTAATCAGCCTCTTAAAGCTTGTGGTCATGCCGTTAATGGTCTGGGGCGCGGCGATTCTGTTGCATTTACCCCAGCAGGAAAGCCAGGTGGTGGTGCTGCTGGGCTCGATGGCCGTCGGGGTCAACGTCTATCTGATGGCGCAAAAATTCAATGCATTACAGGGCGCGACGGCGACCAGCATGCTGCTAACCACGGTGCTGTCGACCGTGACTACCCCGATGCTGATGTTACTGATGGCGCGCTATTACGCGTAA
- the fdnI_1 gene encoding formate dehydrogenase has translation MTKKSKMIVRTSFIDRACHWTVVICFFLVALSGIALFFPTLQWLTQTFGTPQMGRILHPFFGVLIFIALMFMFVRFVKHNIPDKQDLPWLKNIVEVLKGNEHHVADVGKYNAGQKMMFWSIMSMIFVLLVTGIIIWRPYFTHFFPMWIVRWSLLIHALSAIVLIHAILIHMYMAFWVKGSIKGMIEGKVSRRWAAKHHPRWYRKVQKAEDAQE, from the coding sequence ATGACTAAGAAAAGTAAGATGATCGTTCGAACCAGCTTTATCGACCGGGCTTGTCACTGGACGGTGGTTATCTGCTTTTTCCTGGTGGCGTTATCGGGTATCGCGCTGTTTTTCCCGACGCTGCAATGGCTGACCCAAACCTTCGGGACACCGCAGATGGGGCGTATTCTTCACCCCTTCTTTGGCGTGCTGATTTTTATCGCGCTAATGTTCATGTTTGTCCGTTTCGTCAAACATAACATCCCGGATAAGCAGGATTTACCCTGGCTGAAAAACATTGTGGAAGTGCTGAAAGGCAACGAACACCATGTGGCAGACGTGGGTAAATACAACGCCGGGCAGAAAATGATGTTCTGGAGCATCATGAGCATGATTTTCGTGCTGCTGGTGACGGGCATTATTATCTGGCGTCCGTACTTCACGCACTTTTTCCCGATGTGGATCGTGCGCTGGAGTCTGCTGATCCACGCGCTGTCGGCCATCGTGCTGATCCATGCGATCCTGATCCATATGTATATGGCGTTCTGGGTTAAAGGATCGATTAAAGGCATGATCGAAGGGAAAGTCAGCCGTCGCTGGGCGGCGAAACACCATCCGCGTTGGTATCGTAAAGTTCAGAAAGCGGAAGACGCTCAGGAGTAA
- the rsbP gene encoding Phosphoserine phosphatase rsbP: MDLPLAMVSSSRELNAGMLRIVVPHVTPASNNQQVMTLFNHHKSLIGLPVLELNRPIGMINRHIFLSQMSRPFFHELYDHKSCIAFMDKTPLIVEAAADLDYLAERVIETGDKAVTEGFILTDDGHYVGIGLGIDLIKTVSELQAKQHQQIMQSIEYARVIQESMLNRSRQSMEAHLKDWCLYWHPRDCVSGDIYAFHPFEHGWLQVVADCTGHGVPGAFMTFIFSSALEKALTQVPPHEPERLLSLINQHIKQTLSQLQHSADKSQSNDGCDAIALFADTQNDTLIWANAQMHAFRLGADADEVAVLSADRKGLGYIDTPSDFQWQRHQCPLHQGDQLLIVSDGVTDQIGGERGIMFGKKRIQALMLQERASTMAQRSGALLAALKSWQGEQASRDDMTWFGFRW, translated from the coding sequence ATGGATTTACCTCTGGCAATGGTTTCCTCTTCACGGGAATTAAACGCAGGGATGCTGCGTATTGTGGTGCCACATGTCACGCCAGCCTCAAATAACCAGCAGGTGATGACGCTGTTTAATCATCATAAGTCGCTGATTGGTTTGCCAGTGCTGGAACTGAACCGGCCCATTGGCATGATCAACCGCCATATCTTCCTTTCGCAAATGAGCAGGCCGTTTTTTCACGAGCTCTATGACCATAAAAGCTGCATCGCCTTTATGGATAAAACGCCGCTGATTGTCGAAGCCGCCGCCGATCTGGATTACCTGGCGGAGCGGGTCATCGAGACCGGCGATAAAGCCGTGACCGAAGGCTTCATTCTCACCGATGACGGGCATTATGTCGGCATCGGGCTGGGTATCGATCTGATCAAAACCGTCTCCGAACTTCAGGCGAAGCAGCATCAGCAAATTATGCAGAGCATTGAATATGCCCGCGTGATTCAGGAATCGATGCTTAACCGGTCGCGGCAATCCATGGAAGCGCATCTTAAAGACTGGTGTCTGTACTGGCATCCCCGGGACTGCGTCAGCGGGGATATCTACGCTTTTCATCCCTTTGAGCACGGCTGGTTACAGGTGGTGGCGGACTGCACCGGTCACGGTGTGCCGGGCGCGTTTATGACCTTTATTTTCTCGTCAGCCCTGGAAAAAGCGCTAACGCAGGTCCCGCCCCACGAGCCTGAACGCCTGTTGAGCCTCATCAACCAACACATCAAACAGACCCTGAGCCAGCTCCAGCACAGCGCGGATAAAAGCCAGTCTAACGACGGATGCGACGCCATCGCCCTGTTTGCGGATACCCAAAACGACACCCTGATTTGGGCCAATGCGCAGATGCACGCGTTCCGGCTGGGCGCCGATGCTGATGAGGTGGCGGTGCTGAGCGCCGACCGTAAAGGGTTGGGCTATATCGATACGCCTTCTGATTTTCAGTGGCAGCGCCATCAGTGTCCGCTTCATCAGGGCGATCAACTGCTTATTGTCAGCGATGGCGTAACCGACCAAATCGGCGGTGAACGCGGAATTATGTTTGGCAAAAAACGCATCCAGGCGCTGATGTTGCAGGAGCGCGCCAGCACCATGGCGCAACGCTCCGGGGCACTGTTGGCCGCGCTGAAAAGCTGGCAGGGCGAGCAGGCGTCCCGGGATGATATGACCTGGTTTGGCTTTCGCTGGTGA
- a CDS encoding Domain of uncharacterised function (DUF1987) — MSDTTLMPSIALAATHSTPEVNFDFSACRLLLKGEAYPENAAAFFRPLLEAVENWLMDNAPSQPVAVHVALSYFNSSSTKLLFEFFDCLNRFALTGIPCHLHWYYDAEDDISEEFGQELSQDFPALHVSLIADLHAC; from the coding sequence ATGAGTGATACCACCTTAATGCCGTCCATCGCGCTTGCCGCCACCCATTCCACACCGGAAGTGAATTTTGATTTTTCGGCCTGCCGTCTGCTGTTGAAAGGCGAAGCCTATCCGGAAAACGCCGCCGCATTTTTCCGTCCGCTGCTGGAGGCCGTAGAAAACTGGCTGATGGATAATGCGCCTTCGCAACCTGTTGCGGTGCACGTCGCGCTCAGCTATTTCAACAGCTCCAGCACGAAGCTGCTGTTTGAGTTTTTTGATTGCCTGAACCGCTTTGCGCTGACTGGCATCCCCTGTCACCTGCACTGGTACTATGATGCGGAGGACGATATCTCTGAAGAGTTCGGCCAGGAGCTGAGCCAGGATTTCCCGGCGCTGCACGTCTCCCTGATAGCGGATCTGCACGCATGTTAG
- a CDS encoding Trehalase: MKSTYEAMVKELGHGTPMLYRYSDVEKEESTFVACSFWLVEAWARLGDEEKACGYMDQILETLCDKGNVETFNEMFDVRTGEWRGNVPQGLSHLALICAADALAGNRFWVKEET; encoded by the coding sequence ATGAAATCCACCTACGAGGCCATGGTGAAAGAGTTGGGCCACGGTACGCCCATGCTCTATCGCTACAGTGATGTGGAGAAGGAAGAAAGCACCTTCGTGGCGTGCTCATTCTGGCTGGTTGAGGCCTGGGCGCGGTTAGGCGATGAAGAGAAAGCGTGCGGCTATATGGACCAAATTCTTGAGACGCTGTGCGACAAAGGCAACGTTGAGACGTTCAATGAAATGTTCGATGTCCGCACCGGTGAATGGCGCGGAAATGTGCCGCAGGGATTAAGCCATCTGGCGCTGATCTGCGCCGCTGACGCATTAGCCGGTAACCGTTTCTGGGTCAAAGAAGAAACATGA
- the fdnG_1 gene encoding formate dehydrogenase, nitrate-inducible, major subunit, whose product MRDDGTTASSCWIYAGSWTEKGNQMANRDNSDPSGLGNTLGWAWAWPLNRRIIYNRASADPMGKPWDSKRMLIKWNGSKWVGNDIPDYNTAAPGSGTGPFIMQPEGLGRLFAIDKMAEGPFPEHYEPVETPIGTNPLHPNVVSNPAARLLPEDAKRIGDRTAFPYVGTTYRLTEHFHTWTKHALLNAIAQPEQFVEISETLAKAKGIANGDWVKVSSKRGFIRAVAVVTPRLQVLNVDGKQVETVGIPLHWGFEGTARKGYLANTLTPPVGDANSQTPEYKAFLVNIEKA is encoded by the coding sequence ATGCGCGATGACGGCACCACCGCATCTTCCTGCTGGATTTACGCCGGGAGCTGGACCGAGAAAGGCAACCAGATGGCGAACCGCGACAACAGCGATCCGTCAGGCCTGGGCAATACGCTGGGATGGGCGTGGGCGTGGCCGCTTAACCGCCGCATTATCTACAACCGCGCGTCCGCCGATCCGATGGGTAAACCGTGGGACAGCAAACGCATGCTGATCAAATGGAACGGCAGTAAGTGGGTCGGGAATGACATTCCGGACTACAACACCGCCGCGCCAGGCAGCGGCACTGGTCCGTTTATCATGCAGCCGGAAGGGCTGGGTCGCCTGTTCGCCATCGACAAAATGGCGGAAGGGCCGTTCCCGGAGCACTACGAGCCGGTGGAAACGCCGATTGGCACCAACCCGCTGCACCCGAACGTGGTATCCAACCCGGCGGCGCGCCTGTTGCCGGAAGACGCCAAACGTATCGGGGATCGCACCGCGTTCCCGTATGTGGGCACGACTTACCGTTTAACCGAGCATTTCCACACCTGGACCAAGCATGCGTTGCTGAACGCGATCGCCCAGCCAGAGCAGTTCGTGGAAATCAGCGAAACCCTGGCGAAAGCGAAAGGTATCGCGAACGGCGATTGGGTCAAAGTCAGCAGCAAGCGCGGGTTTATCCGTGCCGTTGCCGTGGTGACGCCGCGTCTGCAGGTTCTCAACGTCGACGGCAAGCAGGTGGAAACCGTGGGTATCCCGCTGCACTGGGGCTTTGAAGGCACCGCGCGTAAAGGCTATCTGGCGAACACCCTGACGCCGCCGGTGGGTGATGCTAACTCACAGACGCCGGAGTACAAGGCGTTCCTGGTTAACATTGAGAAGGCGTAA
- the ycdT_1 gene encoding membrane protein, protein MLDINELFRDEFSVLEEARAAAANATLPADACREELLVLALRYQRLIRESYRLISRSDRAERELNRINEQLQQLASQLEYEATHDPLTAVFNRSAIINQINQALRQGDVALILLDIDHFKRINDEHGHPMGDKVICSLVARIRRAVPDFAAIGRVGGRRVHDPVARGAD, encoded by the coding sequence ATGTTAGATATCAATGAACTGTTCAGGGATGAATTTTCCGTACTCGAAGAGGCGCGTGCGGCCGCGGCTAACGCCACGCTGCCAGCTGACGCCTGCCGCGAAGAACTGCTGGTCCTTGCCCTGCGTTATCAGCGCCTGATCCGCGAATCCTATCGGCTGATCTCCCGTAGCGACCGCGCGGAGCGGGAATTGAACCGCATCAATGAACAACTGCAACAGCTCGCCAGCCAACTGGAATATGAAGCGACCCACGATCCGTTAACAGCCGTGTTTAACCGCAGCGCGATCATCAATCAGATCAACCAGGCGTTGCGCCAGGGAGACGTCGCACTCATCCTGCTGGATATCGATCATTTCAAGCGCATTAACGACGAACACGGTCATCCCATGGGCGATAAAGTGATTTGCTCGCTGGTGGCGCGCATTCGTCGGGCCGTGCCGGATTTTGCCGCCATTGGTCGGGTAGGGGGGAGAAGAGTTCACGATCCTGTTGCCAGAGGCGCGGATTGA
- the fdnG_2 gene encoding formate dehydrogenase, nitrate-inducible, major subunit has translation MVMGGNAAEAHPVGFRWAMEAKNNNDATLIVVDPRFTRTASVADLYVPIRSGTDITFLSGVLLYLIENNKINAEYVKHYTNANLLVREDYSFEDGLFSGYDAEKRQYDKTSWNYQFDENGYAMRDETLTHPRCVWNLLKTHVSRYTPDVVENICGTPKADFLKVCEVLASTSAPDRTTTFLYALGWTQHTVGAQNIRTMAMIQLLLGNMGMAGGGVNALRGHSNIQGLTDLGLLSNSLPGYLTLPADKHPDLETYLKAFTPVATLPNQVNYWSNYPKFFVSLMKSFYGDEAQKENQWGYDWLPKWDQVYDAMKYFDMMDRGQVNGYICQGFNPVASLPDKNKIVSRLSKLKYLIVIDPLVTETSNFWQNHGDMNDVDPASIQTEVFRLPSTCFAEEDGSIANSGRWLQWHWKAADAPGEALNDGEILRGSLSSPARAVPPRRRQRR, from the coding sequence ATGGTAATGGGCGGTAACGCCGCTGAAGCGCATCCGGTGGGTTTCCGCTGGGCGATGGAAGCGAAAAACAACAATGACGCCACCTTGATCGTGGTAGACCCGCGCTTTACGCGCACGGCGTCGGTTGCGGACCTCTACGTGCCTATCCGTTCCGGTACTGACATTACTTTCCTGTCAGGGGTTTTGCTGTACCTGATTGAAAACAACAAAATTAACGCCGAATACGTTAAGCACTACACCAACGCTAACCTGCTGGTGCGTGAAGATTATTCCTTTGAGGACGGGTTGTTCAGCGGCTATGACGCGGAAAAACGCCAGTACGACAAAACCTCCTGGAACTATCAGTTTGACGAAAACGGCTATGCGATGCGCGATGAGACGCTGACTCACCCGCGTTGCGTCTGGAACCTGCTGAAAACGCACGTTTCCCGCTATACGCCGGACGTGGTGGAAAACATCTGCGGTACGCCGAAAGCGGACTTCCTGAAAGTGTGTGAAGTGCTGGCTTCCACCAGCGCGCCGGATCGGACCACTACCTTCCTGTACGCACTGGGCTGGACGCAGCATACCGTCGGCGCGCAGAACATCCGTACCATGGCGATGATCCAGTTGCTGCTTGGCAACATGGGCATGGCGGGCGGCGGTGTGAACGCCCTGCGCGGTCACTCCAACATTCAGGGTCTGACCGACCTCGGCCTGCTCTCCAACAGCCTGCCGGGTTACCTGACGCTGCCTGCGGATAAGCATCCCGATCTGGAAACTTACCTGAAGGCGTTTACGCCGGTCGCGACGCTGCCGAACCAGGTGAACTACTGGAGCAACTATCCGAAGTTCTTCGTCAGCCTGATGAAATCGTTCTATGGCGACGAGGCGCAGAAAGAGAACCAGTGGGGTTACGACTGGTTGCCGAAGTGGGACCAGGTTTACGACGCCATGAAGTACTTCGACATGATGGATCGCGGCCAGGTGAACGGCTACATCTGTCAGGGCTTTAACCCGGTGGCGTCTCTGCCGGATAAAAACAAAATCGTCAGCCGTCTCAGCAAGCTGAAGTACCTGATCGTCATTGACCCGCTGGTCACGGAAACCAGTAACTTCTGGCAAAACCACGGCGACATGAATGATGTCGATCCGGCAAGCATTCAGACCGAGGTGTTCCGCCTGCCATCGACCTGCTTTGCGGAAGAAGACGGTTCCATCGCCAACTCCGGACGCTGGTTGCAGTGGCACTGGAAAGCAGCGGATGCACCGGGCGAAGCGCTGAACGACGGTGAAATCCTCCGCGGGTCTCTATCATCGCCTGCGCGAGCTGTACCGCCGCGAAGGCGGCAAAGGCGCTGA